The following coding sequences are from one Roseburia hominis A2-183 window:
- a CDS encoding type II secretion system F family protein, which translates to MIVCGIALGLAVLGWAVSRKWGRKDWQKGAAVIAAAACLGLLSGYMELQTDEDPEKGLLRRENGEGDYEADLRMYVDGAKKAKAYKVHVPEQELTKQEEQAYLRAAEEELIKEFPGDNESVNCIRDAVVIREEYQEGHVEAEWSFDNYRLIESRTGRIVGEPDEEGELVNVQVTLTCGKSRCVQEFYICVYPRLLDEEERFRKGISEKIARQQSEAGADRLFLPDEVEGHTIHWEQRRDQRPEKILILGVILACFVPVVSMSRKQEEQKKRKMLLELEYPDLVSKLALLLGAGMTLQGAFRKIAGAYGQKRTQNKTAEMPAYEEMLVACRQMESGVGEQRAYEHFGERCGVASYRKLAGILTQNLQKGTRGITVLLEQEAQNAFEERKHAAKRYGEEAGTKLLFPMMLMLGIVMVILLVPAVLAFQI; encoded by the coding sequence GTGATTGTATGTGGAATAGCGCTTGGACTGGCGGTGCTCGGATGGGCAGTCAGCCGGAAATGGGGCAGGAAAGACTGGCAGAAAGGGGCGGCAGTCATTGCGGCAGCGGCATGTCTCGGGCTGCTGTCCGGATACATGGAACTGCAGACAGATGAGGATCCGGAGAAGGGGCTGCTTCGGAGAGAAAATGGAGAAGGTGACTACGAGGCAGACCTGCGTATGTATGTGGATGGGGCGAAAAAGGCCAAAGCTTACAAGGTGCATGTGCCGGAGCAGGAGCTGACAAAGCAGGAGGAGCAGGCATATCTTCGAGCGGCAGAGGAAGAACTCATTAAGGAATTCCCGGGAGACAATGAATCTGTGAATTGTATACGGGATGCTGTTGTCATTCGTGAGGAATATCAGGAAGGGCATGTTGAGGCGGAATGGAGCTTTGACAATTACCGGCTGATAGAGAGCCGCACTGGAAGAATTGTGGGAGAACCGGACGAGGAGGGGGAGCTGGTGAATGTGCAGGTCACTCTGACATGTGGAAAATCCAGATGTGTACAGGAGTTTTATATCTGCGTGTATCCCAGACTGTTAGACGAGGAAGAGCGCTTCCGGAAGGGGATTTCAGAAAAGATTGCGCGACAGCAGTCGGAGGCGGGAGCAGACAGACTTTTTCTGCCGGATGAGGTGGAGGGACATACCATACACTGGGAGCAAAGGCGCGATCAGAGACCGGAAAAGATCCTTATACTGGGCGTGATTCTCGCCTGCTTTGTACCGGTGGTATCCATGAGCAGAAAGCAGGAGGAGCAAAAGAAGCGCAAAATGCTTCTGGAACTCGAGTATCCGGATCTGGTGAGCAAGCTGGCCTTGCTTCTGGGGGCGGGAATGACGCTTCAGGGAGCGTTCAGAAAAATTGCCGGAGCTTATGGACAGAAGCGGACACAGAATAAAACGGCGGAAATGCCCGCCTATGAGGAGATGCTGGTCGCCTGCCGACAGATGGAGAGCGGTGTGGGGGAACAGCGGGCGTATGAGCATTTCGGAGAACGGTGCGGTGTGGCATCCTACCGGAAGCTTGCCGGCATACTGACGCAGAATCTGCAAAAAGGAACCCGCGGTATTACGGTACTGTTGGAGCAGGAAGCGCAGAATGCGTTTGAGGAGCGGAAGCATGCCGCAAAACGTTACGGTGAGGAAGCCGGAACAAAATTGCTGTTTCCGATGATGCTGATGCTCGGAATTGTGATGGTGATACTGTTGGTGCCGGCGGTGCTGGCATTTCAAATTTAG
- a CDS encoding type II secretion system F family protein, protein MDYRKYRAGFVEKLACAAVGAGAAGMAAWLFYRSVWGMLLFPAAYLVCVKKYCTLQKEKRKEQLLMEFKDAMQSASAALLAGYSVENAWRETEKELLELHGEKGFMAAEVRWMNEGVRMNEPLERLLLSFAARSGCEEIESFAEVFAFAKRSGGDFVHIMQTTVQKLAGRIEVEREVATVLAGKRLEGRIMEIMPLAILAYLQVASGEFLDALYGSAFGVAVMSIAFCCYLAAIKWSEHILNIQI, encoded by the coding sequence GTGGACTATAGAAAATACCGGGCAGGTTTTGTGGAGAAACTGGCTTGTGCGGCAGTGGGAGCAGGAGCGGCAGGAATGGCAGCGTGGCTGTTTTACCGGTCTGTGTGGGGAATGCTGCTGTTTCCGGCAGCGTACCTGGTATGCGTGAAAAAGTATTGCACTCTGCAAAAGGAAAAGAGAAAGGAACAGCTGCTCATGGAGTTCAAGGATGCCATGCAGTCTGCATCGGCGGCGCTGCTGGCAGGATATTCTGTAGAAAATGCATGGAGGGAGACGGAGAAAGAACTTCTGGAATTGCATGGGGAGAAGGGATTTATGGCGGCAGAGGTGCGCTGGATGAATGAGGGGGTGCGCATGAACGAACCATTGGAGCGACTGTTGCTTTCGTTTGCGGCGCGAAGCGGGTGTGAGGAGATCGAGAGTTTTGCGGAGGTGTTCGCGTTTGCAAAGCGGAGCGGCGGAGACTTTGTCCACATTATGCAGACGACGGTACAAAAACTCGCGGGGCGGATTGAAGTCGAAAGGGAAGTGGCAACCGTGCTTGCAGGAAAGCGTCTGGAGGGGCGGATTATGGAAATAATGCCGCTTGCAATTCTGGCATATCTTCAGGTGGCATCGGGAGAATTTCTGGACGCTTTGTATGGCAGCGCATTCGGAGTGGCTGTCATGAGCATCGCTTTTTGCTGCTATCTTGCCGCCATCAAATGGTCAGAGCATATATTGAATATTCAGATCTGA
- a CDS encoding CpaF family protein yields MQIAGEEIERLRRQIMEQIDLTRTVEDEEVYQLIEAQVRDFARERMLTLGEREAVVQTLFYSLRKLDVLQELLEDPTITEIMVNGAEHIFYEKAGRLYKAEYGFSSKEKLNDVIQQMAGYSNRMVNEASPIVDTRLADGSRVNIVLEPVAIDGSAVTIRKFPENPIGMEDLIRMGSISQEAADLLKILVRCGYNIFISGGTGSGKTTFLNALSQYIPREERIITVEDSAELQLLDKPNLVRLETRNANTEGVTPITIRDLIRTALRMRPERIIVGECRGAEALDVLQAMNTGHDGSLSTGHANSCKDMLSRLETMVLMGMELPLPAIRSQIASGIDILIHLGRLRDKSRKVLKIVEIAGMEQGEVMLHELFRYEESGEEARHVRGTLMRTGRLMHTEKCERAGMNPEKEGSSGL; encoded by the coding sequence ATGCAGATTGCGGGAGAAGAGATAGAACGGCTGCGCAGACAGATCATGGAGCAGATCGACCTGACGCGGACGGTGGAGGATGAGGAGGTATATCAGCTGATCGAAGCACAGGTAAGGGACTTTGCCAGAGAGAGGATGCTTACGCTGGGGGAGCGGGAAGCTGTGGTACAGACCTTGTTTTATTCCCTGCGCAAGCTGGATGTACTGCAGGAACTGCTGGAAGATCCGACGATCACGGAGATCATGGTAAACGGTGCAGAACATATCTTCTACGAGAAAGCGGGACGGCTGTACAAAGCGGAGTACGGGTTTTCCTCCAAAGAAAAGTTAAATGATGTGATCCAGCAGATGGCAGGATACAGCAACCGTATGGTGAATGAGGCATCTCCGATTGTCGATACCCGTCTGGCGGACGGTTCCCGCGTCAATATTGTGCTGGAGCCGGTGGCGATCGACGGGTCGGCCGTTACGATCCGGAAGTTTCCGGAAAATCCGATCGGTATGGAGGATCTCATCCGGATGGGAAGCATCTCACAGGAAGCGGCAGATCTACTGAAAATACTGGTGCGGTGCGGCTACAATATTTTCATTTCCGGGGGAACCGGTTCCGGAAAGACTACCTTTTTGAATGCACTTTCCCAGTATATTCCCCGCGAGGAACGTATCATTACAGTCGAAGATTCGGCGGAACTACAGCTTTTGGACAAGCCGAATCTAGTGCGGCTTGAGACGCGCAATGCCAATACAGAAGGCGTTACGCCGATCACGATCCGCGATCTGATCCGGACGGCGCTTCGCATGCGCCCCGAGCGCATTATCGTTGGGGAGTGCAGAGGCGCGGAGGCGCTGGATGTATTACAGGCAATGAATACCGGGCATGACGGAAGTCTCTCGACCGGGCACGCCAACTCGTGCAAGGATATGTTAAGCAGATTGGAGACGATGGTTCTGATGGGCATGGAACTGCCGCTTCCCGCGATACGCAGTCAGATTGCATCGGGGATCGATATCCTGATCCATCTGGGAAGGCTGCGGGATAAAAGCCGTAAGGTATTAAAAATAGTGGAAATAGCAGGAATGGAGCAGGGCGAGGTTATGCTCCATGAATTGTTCAGGTATGAAGAGTCCGGGGAGGAGGCAAGGCATGTGAGGGGAACCCTGATGAGAACCGGCCGGCTGATGCATACCGAAAAATGTGAGCGTGCAGGAATGAACCCGGAGAAGGAGGGGAGCAGTGGACTATAG
- a CDS encoding P-loop NTPase family protein, with translation MNKIAVAVCDTDREYRDRFVTYLVERKAEEYAVSAFSMPEKLLEALEEEKPDLAICGTGFEEMAERLAGYDIPVLVLQETMADAVAESVTYGSVPESCRGICRYQSMEVILHEVQVMTLTGAGSRRMENVGTGMEVIGVYSPICHEMQMPFSMVLAQKLSTEKKVLYVNLMEHSGMLELLGVPGECDLGEVILALRRQRLTAETLGRGIHETEWMHYVEPFDNPEDLGEMTAGDLQELISFLEKQTSYEILLLDFGQGLRDFLSFLGLCTSIYCPMKSGFYYDCRMDHFRRYLEREPAVDIADRMQVIRLPFSAGKIRAGMDVYRQFLWSEFGDYVRNHIGGQEE, from the coding sequence TTGAATAAAATTGCGGTGGCAGTCTGTGATACAGACCGGGAATACCGGGACAGATTTGTCACATACCTGGTGGAACGCAAGGCGGAAGAATATGCAGTATCCGCATTTTCGATGCCGGAGAAGCTTTTGGAAGCGTTGGAGGAAGAGAAGCCGGATCTTGCGATATGCGGGACCGGATTTGAAGAGATGGCGGAGAGACTGGCGGGATACGATATTCCGGTGCTGGTCTTGCAGGAGACGATGGCAGATGCGGTTGCGGAATCGGTAACGTACGGTTCCGTGCCGGAAAGCTGCCGTGGAATCTGCCGTTATCAGTCCATGGAGGTCATTCTGCATGAGGTGCAGGTGATGACTCTGACGGGAGCCGGCAGCAGAAGGATGGAGAATGTCGGAACGGGAATGGAGGTAATTGGTGTTTATTCTCCGATCTGCCATGAAATGCAGATGCCGTTTTCGATGGTTCTCGCACAGAAGCTGTCGACGGAGAAGAAGGTATTATATGTGAATCTGATGGAACATTCCGGGATGCTGGAGCTGCTTGGCGTTCCGGGAGAATGTGATCTGGGCGAGGTGATTCTCGCATTGCGCAGGCAGCGCCTTACGGCGGAAACGCTTGGCAGAGGGATTCATGAGACCGAGTGGATGCACTATGTAGAACCGTTTGATAATCCGGAGGATCTGGGGGAGATGACCGCGGGGGATCTGCAGGAACTGATCTCCTTTCTGGAGAAGCAGACGTCATATGAGATCCTCCTGTTGGATTTTGGTCAGGGGTTAAGGGATTTTCTATCCTTTCTGGGGCTTTGCACCAGTATTTATTGTCCAATGAAGAGCGGCTTTTACTACGACTGCCGGATGGATCATTTCCGCAGATACCTGGAAAGAGAGCCTGCGGTGGACATTGCAGACCGGATGCAGGTGATAAGGCTCCCGTTTTCTGCAGGAAAGATACGTGCGGGAATGGATGTGTACCGTCAGTTTTTGTGGAGTGAATTTGGGGACTATGTCCGGAACCATATCGGTGGACAGGAAGAATAA
- a CDS encoding A24 family peptidase translates to MTLTLLTVLAFAVAADFREMRISNRLIASGLMMGLALRILGEGGAGIVHFLVNISIPVILLFLLFQLRVIGAGDIKLFSVAGGFLSMRQLLYVILAAFVTAAVIGLGKLLYQKRMAGIFGNQRTLIHFSAMILIGYFIVVWGCAIE, encoded by the coding sequence ATGACACTGACGCTGTTGACGGTACTTGCATTTGCGGTCGCAGCGGACTTCCGGGAGATGCGGATCAGTAACCGGCTGATTGCTTCCGGACTTATGATGGGACTTGCACTGCGCATTCTGGGGGAAGGCGGTGCAGGCATTGTTCATTTCCTGGTGAACATTTCTATTCCGGTTATCTTATTGTTTCTTTTATTTCAACTGCGTGTAATTGGCGCAGGAGATATCAAGTTATTTTCCGTAGCTGGTGGATTTCTTTCAATGAGACAGTTGTTATATGTCATACTGGCGGCATTTGTGACGGCAGCAGTAATTGGACTGGGGAAGCTGCTGTATCAGAAGCGAATGGCGGGAATATTCGGGAATCAGAGAACACTGATTCATTTTTCAGCGATGATTTTAATTGGATATTTTATTGTAGTCTGGGGGTGTGCCATTGAATAA
- a CDS encoding pro-sigmaK processing inhibitor BofA family protein: MQEMSLTSFWIIAGSCVLVLGIMILKNRARFALNFLVRAVLGACAIACVNKWLAQQGIMLAVGINPVTLLTTGSLGFSGVALLYGILLLKIL; this comes from the coding sequence ATGCAGGAAATGTCGCTGACATCATTCTGGATCATTGCGGGAAGCTGTGTGCTGGTCCTTGGAATTATGATATTAAAAAATCGTGCAAGGTTTGCATTAAATTTTCTGGTGCGCGCGGTTCTGGGTGCCTGCGCCATCGCATGTGTGAACAAATGGCTCGCACAGCAGGGAATCATGCTTGCCGTCGGCATCAATCCGGTGACCCTTTTGACAACCGGAAGCCTTGGTTTTAGTGGGGTTGCGCTTCTTTATGGAATTTTGCTGCTCAAAATTTTGTGA
- a CDS encoding DUF2508 family protein, which produces MLRFFQPEKTNDNHYTLLINDLHQTAQDLQDAYRNLENVIDPDLIDCYIYELNSVQMRYKFLLTSIRNYELRTQKNPEDFYTKNPLELSES; this is translated from the coding sequence ATGCTGCGTTTTTTTCAACCCGAAAAAACGAATGATAATCATTATACGCTGCTGATAAACGATCTGCACCAGACGGCACAGGATCTGCAGGACGCCTACCGCAATCTGGAAAACGTCATCGATCCGGATCTGATCGACTGTTACATTTATGAATTAAATTCCGTGCAGATGCGCTACAAATTTCTTCTTACAAGCATCCGCAACTATGAGTTGCGCACACAAAAAAATCCAGAGGATTTTTATACCAAAAATCCTCTGGAACTATCGGAATCCTGA
- a CDS encoding flagellar export chaperone FliS, with protein MKKEQIVDFTRRISQANRSGLVVVMYDIFFTYLDDARAAYDAADWDAYKEALRRAQRAIDELISALNFSYDMAKNLYSIYVFCRDSIAKSLYKRDLADAEDACRLMKKLYDGFVHAAEQDHSEPLMKNTQQVYAGYTYGRDNLVETCQDSDSSRGFLV; from the coding sequence TTGAAAAAAGAACAGATTGTAGATTTTACCAGGCGGATCAGTCAGGCGAACCGGAGCGGACTGGTCGTGGTTATGTATGATATTTTTTTCACATATCTGGATGATGCCAGGGCGGCATACGATGCAGCCGACTGGGATGCCTACAAAGAAGCATTGCGGAGAGCGCAGCGCGCGATCGATGAACTGATATCGGCGCTCAATTTCTCCTATGACATGGCGAAGAATCTCTACAGTATCTATGTGTTCTGCAGAGATTCGATCGCAAAGTCTCTCTACAAGAGAGATCTGGCAGATGCCGAGGATGCCTGCCGCCTCATGAAAAAGCTCTATGACGGCTTTGTGCATGCGGCCGAGCAGGATCATTCGGAGCCGCTTATGAAAAATACGCAGCAGGTGTATGCCGGGTATACTTACGGACGTGACAATCTGGTGGAGACTTGTCAGGATTCCGATAGTTCCAGAGGATTTTTGGTATAA
- a CDS encoding flagellin N-terminal helical domain-containing protein, which translates to MRINYNVSASIANKNLLGIESNLSQSMERLSSGLKINHAKDNPAGMAISRKMKAQIDGLDRASANASDGISVIHISDGALGEVTNILQRMRELSVQAASDATMGQEDKEAIQKEISSLKDEVDRISKDTEYNTKTLLDGSLDTRVYTKHASRIQVTDQVSPGNYEIKVKTAATQAEVTSGADFNSTAAIGVSGTMSVNGSTVEIAATDTYQEVYEKLRTAGEIGETQIERSKADGSLTFTTDAYGSDATLKLSFSNQALANQFALSDASGNNGLVQDPATKQWIYGSQQTDASGKTTTSVPNGSDMELDDVANWKGFTSSATAKCDGNRVTITDLGGFSLSFLVEAGYEDGATKTDSAGNVLETYDGSLKFEVTDMGTMTLHIGANMDQNMNIRIPEISCESLYIDDLDVTTVNGADRALDRLDDAIARVSETRSNLGAYENRLEYSTNSLDEFGENMTDAMSRLTDVDMAEEMTNYTHQNVLNQAAISVLTQANDLPQQVLQILQ; encoded by the coding sequence ATGAGAATAAATTATAATGTTTCGGCATCGATAGCGAATAAGAATCTGCTCGGGATTGAGAGTAATTTAAGCCAGTCCATGGAGCGGCTTTCTTCCGGTTTAAAAATCAATCATGCAAAGGATAATCCGGCGGGAATGGCGATTTCCCGCAAGATGAAAGCGCAGATTGACGGACTTGACCGGGCATCCGCCAATGCGTCGGACGGTATTTCCGTCATTCACATTTCGGATGGTGCGTTAGGTGAGGTGACAAATATTCTGCAGCGTATGAGAGAGCTTTCCGTGCAGGCGGCGAGTGACGCGACGATGGGTCAGGAAGACAAGGAAGCTATTCAGAAAGAGATCTCATCTTTAAAGGATGAGGTGGACCGTATTTCCAAGGATACCGAGTACAATACGAAGACACTGCTTGACGGCTCGCTGGACACCAGAGTGTACACAAAGCATGCCAGCCGCATCCAGGTGACGGATCAGGTGAGTCCAGGAAATTACGAGATTAAAGTCAAAACGGCAGCAACACAGGCAGAGGTGACGTCCGGTGCAGATTTTAACAGCACGGCGGCAATCGGCGTTTCCGGCACGATGAGCGTCAATGGATCAACCGTTGAGATCGCGGCAACCGACACGTATCAGGAAGTATACGAAAAGCTCCGGACGGCTGGAGAGATCGGCGAGACACAGATCGAGCGCAGCAAGGCGGACGGAAGCCTGACATTCACTACAGACGCTTACGGATCTGACGCCACATTGAAGCTTTCCTTCAGCAATCAGGCGCTTGCCAATCAGTTTGCACTGTCCGACGCATCCGGCAATAACGGTCTGGTGCAGGATCCGGCGACAAAACAGTGGATTTACGGAAGCCAGCAGACAGATGCTTCCGGCAAGACGACAACGAGTGTTCCGAACGGATCGGACATGGAATTGGATGACGTGGCGAACTGGAAGGGATTTACCTCTTCCGCGACCGCAAAGTGCGACGGTAACCGTGTGACCATCACGGATCTGGGCGGTTTTTCCCTCTCATTCCTGGTGGAAGCAGGATATGAGGACGGTGCGACCAAGACAGATTCTGCCGGCAATGTGTTGGAGACCTATGACGGATCCCTCAAATTTGAGGTGACAGATATGGGAACCATGACGCTTCATATCGGTGCAAACATGGATCAGAATATGAACATCCGGATTCCGGAGATTTCCTGCGAGAGCCTCTATATCGACGATCTGGATGTGACGACGGTCAATGGTGCAGACCGTGCCTTAGACCGTCTGGATGATGCCATTGCAAGAGTCAGCGAAACACGTTCAAATCTGGGAGCCTATGAGAATCGTCTGGAGTATTCCACAAACAGTCTGGATGAGTTTGGGGAGAATATGACGGATGCGATGTCGAGACTTACGGATGTTGACATGGCGGAAGAGATGACGAACTATACACATCAGAATGTGCTCAATCAGGCGGCAATTTCTGTTTTGACACAGGCAAATGATCTGCCGCAGCAGGTACTGCAGATTCTGCAGTAG
- a CDS encoding DUF1858 domain-containing protein yields MTQITKSTMIGELLQIDQNIAPILLNIGMHCLGCPSSQMETVEEAAMVHGIDPDALVKEINDFLAKDLA; encoded by the coding sequence ATGACACAGATCACAAAGTCCACGATGATTGGCGAATTACTTCAGATCGATCAGAATATCGCACCAATCCTTTTAAATATTGGAATGCACTGCCTTGGATGCCCGTCTTCCCAGATGGAGACAGTAGAAGAGGCTGCCATGGTACACGGTATCGATCCGGACGCTCTGGTAAAAGAGATCAACGATTTCCTTGCAAAGGATCTCGCTTAA